A stretch of DNA from Streptomyces venezuelae:
GTGGCCGCGGTGCTCGGGGCGATCAGGTGCCGGGGCCGGGCCAGCACCTTGCCGTCGACGGTCACCTTCTCGGAGACCACCTGGGTGGTGGTGTGGTCGGCGGGCAGCCGGGTGCTGGCGACCTGCCAGGTGGCGGCGGCCGGGTCGACCTTGGCGAAGACGGTGATGGTGCCGTCCTCGTCGGTGAGGGTGAAGCCGCCGGTCAGCGAGCCGGTGAGGGACAGCTGCTCGGCGCCGGCCTCGGGCTTCCAGCCGCCGCCGGTGGTGGCGGTGAAGCCGATGGCGCTCTCCTCGGCGAGCATCACCTCCACCGAGGTCGCGGAGGTCTTGCGGAGGCCGGTGTAGGCGGAGTCGGTGATCTCTGCGTAGATGCCGGAGACCCACTCCGGGCCGAAGATCTTCGCCTGGCCCTCGTCCTCGGGGTGGTCGCCCCGGGAGAAGGCGGTGCGGGTGACGGCGGTGCCGGCGCCGGTGGCGTCGGTGGCCGTGAGGGTGAAGTCGCCGGTCAGGCTGTTGACGGAGCCGGGGCCGACCGGGAGTTCGGGGGAGGCGCCGGCGGCGCGGTCCACGGTGACGGTGGTCGCGGGCGAGGCCTCGGTGGCCGCGCCCTGGGAGAACACCGCCCGTACGTCGACCGGGCCGTCCTCGGCCAGGGTGGTGGTGATGTTCCAGGTCAGCGGGGCGGGCTTGCCGCCGCTGACGGCGACCGGCCAGGCGCTCGGCGGCAGCCCGGTGGAGTTGATCCGGACGTCGGCCACGGGCACGTCGGCCCAGGTGTCGGTCTCACCGCGGCGGTACTGGTAGCGGACCCCGGTGTAGGTGGTGTCGCCCTGGGCCATCAGGCCGGTGCGGCGGGCCGGGCGTTCGCCGTCGCCGGGTGCGGTCAGCGCCGCGCCCTTTCCGGCGTTGAAGGAGTACACGGTGTCGGCGGAAACGTTGCCGGCCGCGTCACGGGTGTGTGCGGTGACGGTGTGCGGTCCGGCCTTGAAGACCAGCGTGGCGTTGACCGGGGTGCCGGTGGTGGCCGCGGTGGTCCAGGCGCCGGAGTCCAGCTTGTACTGGAGGTCCTTCACGTCCGCGGCGGGCGGGGTGAAGGTGAAGGTGCCGGAGAAGTCGCCGGCTCCGTTCGGGGTGCCGGACCAGGCGCCGGCCGGGAAGGCGGCGGAGGAGACCGTCGTGGTGCCGGGCTTGGCGGTGTCGACGGTGAAGTTCTGCCAGGCCGACCAGGTGCCGTTCCAGGTGGTGCCGTCGTAGACCGCGGCGCGCCACTTGTAGCTGCCGGGGGCGAGGGCGGTGCCGGTGGTCCAGGGGGCGTTGGCGCCGGAGGCGGTGAACGCGGACTTGCCGGTCTGGAGGGCGGTGGTGCCGGTGGCGGTCCAGATCTCGTAGCTGAGCTGGACGGTGCTGCCATCGGGGTCGGTGGCCTTGGCGGTCAGCGTCGGCGTGGTGTCGGCGGTGGACACCCCGGAGAGCGGGGCGACCGGCACGGCCGCGCCGGGCTTGGTGTTGTAGGAGACCGTCAGCGACGGTTCGAGGGCCGCGTTGTGCGAGCCGTCGGTCTGGTTCGCGGAGTGGTAGCGGCGCCAGGTCAGGATGTCGGCCTCGTCCACGGCGGCGATGCGCAGGCCGTGGTTGGGCTGGCCGTCGGCCCAGGCCTGGACGATCGCGTCGATGTCCCAGGAGGAGTGGCCGGCCGGGCAGCTGGCGTTGTAGCCCTTGGCGTCCTTGTTGACGGCGGCGCCGGTGGCGGTGGTGGCGGGCTGGTTGGCCCAGGTGATCGCGGAGGGGTCCCAGGCGGCGGTGATCCGGCGGACCTGGTTGCCGGAGCCGGTGGTGGCGCAGGTGGAGGAGTAGTACGAGTACAGGCGCAGGTCCGTGTCGAGGATCTGCTTGCCCTTGTACTTGTCCACGTTGAACTGGAGGAAGGCGCGGGCCTTCTCCGCGCCGTTGTACGTGCCCGACTTGAGCTCGGTGGAGCCGCGCTGCGAGGTCAGGTAGTCGTCGTACTGGATCCAGGTGTCGGTGACCGGGCCCATCAGGGAGTCGGTCGGGTCGATGGTGACCGGGTAGGTCAGCTTCGGGTCGGTGAGGAAGGCCATGCTGGGCTTGAGGACCAGGACCTGGCCCTTCCCGTCCGTCGCCTGCTCGACGGTGACGTCGACGGGGGCGATGTGCTCGGCGTCGCCGGAGGCGCGGTCGTAGGAGGAGTCCCACATGACCGGGGCCGGGGCGGTCGCCTGGGCCTTGCCCTTGCCGTCCTCCCAGCGCATCCGCTGGGAGTCGGTCTCGGTGAGCTTCAGGCCGGTGGCCTCCACGGGGATCCGGTACTCGACGGGGCTCTTGGGGGCCTCGTGCAGGACGACCGAGTGGGAGAAACCTTCCTTCAGGGCGGTGACCACCAGGTCGCCGCCGCCCGCCACGGCCTTCTTGTAGGTGGCGGTGGAGCCCTTCAGCTCGGGCTTGGGCAGGGCGCCCTGCCAGCCGATGCCGAGGGAGTGCTTGCCGCGCTCGACCTCGACCAGGGGCTCGCCGGTGCCACCGTCGGAGAGGGCGACATCGGCGGCGGCCTGCTTGGGCCGGATGACGTCACCGGTGTCGACCAGGCTGGTGTCCACGGTCTGCCAGCGGCCGGCCGCGTCCTTCACCCGGACCGGACCGGTGTAGGACACCACGGAGGTGCTGCCGGACGGTTCGGCGTAGGTGGTGGTGGACTCGGTGCGTTCGCCGGTTATCTCGATCCGGCGGTTCTGCAGCCGGGCCATCAGGAAGGCGGAGGGGGCGTCGGGCGCCTCGGCCGGGGCGGCCTTCTTCGGGGCGGTGGGGGCGGCGATGCTCTCCGGGATCTCGGCGGGCACGGCCACCGACACCCCGCCTTCGAGCAGGGTCACGGTCATGACCATCGCCACACCCGTCGCGACCCGGCCGAGCCGGGTCCGCGAGCGTTCTCTCATCTGGTTCGGACTCCTGTGCGCAGGGATGGAACCAGGGGAACGTAACCAACCGGAGCCGCCGTTACAGACCGGCAAGGGTGACCAATAGGACGTCAAAGGACAGTTGGTCACGGCCCGTGATCAAACCGGAACCCGTCGGTCAGTGTGAAGCGGAACGAGTCCGGGGCCGGGCCGGGGCGGCTCAGTGGTGGTTGCGTTCCTTGCGCAGGCGGGCCTGGTAGTCGTCCGGCGGCAGGAACCTGGACCAGCGTTCGGGGAACTCCGACGGCATGCCGGCATCCTCGTCGTCCTCCGACTCGCCCTCGGCCAGCGCCCGCCAGGCCGCCGCCCGGGCGATCAGCTGGGCCGCCTCGGCCTCCCTGGCCCGCTCGTTGGCCTCGCGGGCGGCGGCCGTCGCCACCGAGGGCCAGACCCGGTCGATCGCCGCGTTCACCGCCGCGCCCACCAGGACCGCGAAGGCCGAGATGCCGATCCACAGCAGCACCGCCACCGGCGCGGCCAGCGAACCGTAGATGGTCGGCCCCTCCACCGTGTTGGTGAGGTAGATCCGCAGGAGGAAGGAGCCGAACACCCACATGGCCAGGGCCACCAGCGCCCCCGGCACGTCCTCGATCCAGGGCGAGCGCACCGGAACTGACACGTGGTACAGGGTGGTCAGAAACGCGATCGAGAGCAGGGTGACGGTCGGCCAGTACAGCACCGCGATCAGGCTGGTGCCCCAGGGCACCAGCCGCACCACCGCGTCCGGGCCCACCACCATCAGCGGCAGCACCACCGCGCCGATCAGCAGCGCGATCACGTACAGCAGGAAGGCCAGCAGCCGGGTCTTGACGATGCCGCGCTGCCCGTCGAGCCCGTACATCACGGTGATGGTGTCGATGAAGACGTTGACGGCCCGCGAACCGGACCACAGGGCGAAGGCGAAACCGAGCGAGATGAGGTCGGGCCGCCCGCGGCTGGTCACGTCGTCGAGCAGGGGTTTGGCGATGTCGTTGACGCCGCGGTCGGAGAGGACCGTGCCCACCGCCTGCAGGATGTTCTCCTCGATGCTGGCGACGGTGCGGGTGTCGGTCCAGTTGTCGACGTAGCCGAGCAGGCCGAGCAGGCCCAGGAAGAGCGGGGGCAGCGAGAGCAGGGTGAAGAACGCCGCCTCGGCCGCGAGCCCGAGGATCCGGTACTCGATGCACGAATTGACGGTGTCCTTCAGCAGCAGCCAGGCCATCTTGCGCTTGGAGACGTTGCGGTAGAGGGCCCGTGCCCGGTGGAGCCGCCCCGGGGGCCGCTCGGGTGTTTCTTTTGCTGGCTGCACCTCTTTACCGTATCGGCATGGCAGCCACCACCCACACAGTAAGCAACCAGGCCCCACCCCTTGTGGGCTACGACGTCTACGGCGGTGACCGGGCCCTCACCGAGGGCGTGGAGCGGCACCTCGCCCCCGAACTCCGGGACGAGGTAGGCGATGAGCTCGGCCTGCTCGGGCGCGCCGCGGGTTCCGCGCAGGCCCAGGAGTGGGGTGCGCAGGCGAACGAGAACCCGCCGAAGCTGCGGACGCACGACCGATACGGAAACAGAATCGACGAGGTGGAGTTCCACCCGGCCTGGCACCGGCTGCTCGGCAAGGCCGTGTCGGCGGGGCTGACCGACGCCTGGGGGCGGCCGGGCGGGCACCTGCGGCGGGCCGCCGGGTTCTTCGTCTGGTCGCAGGCGGAGGCGGGCCACGGCTGCCCGGTCTCGATGACGCATGCGGCGGTGCCCGCCCTGCGGGTGGACCCGGAGCTGGCCGCCGAGTGGGAGCCGCGGCTCACCTCGCACGTGTACGAGGAGGGACTCCGGCCGGCGGCGCAGAAGGCCGGGGTGATCTTCGGCATGGGGATGACCGAGAAGCAGGGCGGCAGCGACGTCCGGGCGAACACGACGGCGGCGAAGCCGCTGGACGCGGCCGGGGAGTACCTGCTGACGGGGCACAAGTGGTTCTGTTCGGCGCCGATGTCGGACGGGTTCCTGGTGCTGGCGCAGGCGCCGTCCGGGCTGTCCTGCTTCCTGGTGCCGCGGGTGCTGCCGGACGGCAGCCGGAAC
This window harbors:
- a CDS encoding YihY/virulence factor BrkB family protein; this encodes MQPAKETPERPPGRLHRARALYRNVSKRKMAWLLLKDTVNSCIEYRILGLAAEAAFFTLLSLPPLFLGLLGLLGYVDNWTDTRTVASIEENILQAVGTVLSDRGVNDIAKPLLDDVTSRGRPDLISLGFAFALWSGSRAVNVFIDTITVMYGLDGQRGIVKTRLLAFLLYVIALLIGAVVLPLMVVGPDAVVRLVPWGTSLIAVLYWPTVTLLSIAFLTTLYHVSVPVRSPWIEDVPGALVALAMWVFGSFLLRIYLTNTVEGPTIYGSLAAPVAVLLWIGISAFAVLVGAAVNAAIDRVWPSVATAAAREANERAREAEAAQLIARAAAWRALAEGESEDDEDAGMPSEFPERWSRFLPPDDYQARLRKERNHH